Below is a window of Desulfobacterales bacterium DNA.
GAAGAACGAGGCCACAGCCCAGCCAATGAAAACGGTATCCGGTGCGCGCCAGCGGCTGCGATCAAACTCCTGGCGAATGAAGATCCGCAGGCAACCCACCGCGGCGATGATCCGGAGCAGATTAAAATCCAGCCCAAAAATGACCACCCGCTGGGCTGATGGCACAAAACAAACCAGGACCAGGCTGGGGATCAGGGCAAAGCGGCGGGGGAGGACGAGGGTCAGCAGGCACAACACCAACAGGCTTGCGAGGGCCAGGGGGTGCAGGTTGGTCTGGTTAACATATTCCGCTACCCCGAATGCTAATGCCTCTTCTTCGAAGCCCTGTACGGCCATGGCCATCACGAGAACCGGGCAAAGGTGGCCGATGCCTCGTGCCGCAACAGGGGAAAGCAAAGCAAGCCCGTGATGACGACTGCCAGCAGGGAACTCAAGCAAGTCACAATTACGGTGGCAGAGCTTGTGTCATATACCTGAGTGGAGAGGGCCCAACCAACGAATATCCACGCCAAGGTGAAGCATGCGGGTCGCAGGCTAAGCCCTGGCTTGATCCCGGAGGTCTTGTGCAGGCGTAGTGAGGAGGCCACGAAACCTGCGGCTTCGCCAGCGAGTCCTGCAATGGCCATCCATGCCAGGCTTCCCTCAAGGACCGCGACGAGAATCATGGCCATGAGAGATGTGCCCCGGACCAAACTCGTGATGAGCGAATTGCGCGTATCCGCCATGGCTAGCGAAGCCCGGATCGGAGGATTGCACAACATGTTCATGGCTTGGGCAGCCGCCAACCAACCAATGAAGTTTGCAGAGTCGTGGTATTCCTCGCCGTAGATCCAACCCATCAACCGGCCTCCCATCAAGAAGAAGGGGATGCAGCTGCCCGCGGCGACGACGGCGAGTCCTTGACAGCTACGGGTGTACAAGGCCTCGAGTCGAGCTGGGTCGTTGCGCGTCTGGGAGAACAGGGGCAACAGGATCGGGTTGGCGGTGGCTGCGACCAACTCCCGTGAGGCGGCCGTCGTGTTACGGGCCAGACCGAACAAGCCTAGGGCTGCAATACTGTAATGCGTATACCGCGAGCCGATGATGAACCGGTCCCCTTGGGTGACCAGGTAGATGAGTCCACCCGTCAATAGGAGCGGCCAACCGAAAGAGACGATGCGCCGAAAATGCTCGCGATTCAGGCTCCAGCGGTACTTGCGTGTGGCCACGATGTGGGTGGTGATCGTCGCGGCAATCGCACGCACGAACATCAAGAGGAGGACGGCCGAATAATCCCCCAGCCACCGCGCAACTGGCCAAGCCACAAGGGCTGTCAGCAATTGAGGAACCACCGCTACCCACAAGTCCGTCGTGTAGTTGAGTTGACGTTGCACCCGTTTCGGGTCCAGGTGTCCGACGCCCCTTAAAAGCGGCAAGATAGCAATGGTCTGGAAAGCCCATGCCGCTTCGGGTTTCTCAAACCAAAAGGCCAGGGGGCTTGCCAAGAGAAATAACACGGTCCCTGAGATCAAGCCGCGCAGGGATTCGAGCGTCTGTACGGAGGCCTGAAGTTCGGGATCGTCACCGTCATCGGCCTGAATCAACAAAGCGTCCGGGCGGACGCTGCTCATCATTTCCACTAGGGTCAGGCAAGACATCAACGCAATGCCAATGCCCACGTCCGCGGTGCTGATGTTTTGCGCCACGATCATGTGGCGTATGAGGACCAGTCCCTGGGCTGTCGCCTGCCCGATGACAAGCACGCGCGCACCCTTGAGAACTGCTGTGCGGAGACTCATCCCGTTAGCGCCACATGGTTGGTTTACCCACTAGTCTGCGGAACTGCTGGTCCCGCAAATAGCGAATGAGCTCAGTATCTTCGATCGTCTTTGTGCCAGAGAGCAGCGCACCCAGATAGCCACGCAACAGCCCCAGACTGGCGACGCCAATGGGCATGGATTTCACCTTGGCCAGGGTCTTCGCCAGGAAGAACAGGGGGTGATACCCCACCACGTAACTAGCGCGGCCGTTTTTGACCCAGTTACTCCATTGCCCCAGTCCATCCCCGGTAAAGCGTTCCTGGATCAGGTGTACATCGGGAAAACTGCGGCTGGTCCAGCCCAACATGTTGCACTTGACCTCATCGAGCGTGTCCCAACCATTGCGCTGGTACAGGCCGCCCATGGCGTCCCAACACTCGCGCCCATAGATCTTGGTGGCGCCACGCACGTGGAAGAGCGGAAGCTCCTCCAACTCCAAACCGTTTTCCCGCCGGTTGTAAATCACCCCGCCCCCCAGGCCAAGCTTGGGCTCCTGCTCGAATTTTTGAAAGCAGCGTTCGTAATAGTCGGGCTCGAGCACCATGTCCGAGTCCAGATTGGCAAGGAACTGCCAGTCCTTTGTTCGCATGCGATCGAAACCTTCGTAGAAGGCATGCACGCCGCCGCCATCCGCTCGGTAGCCGCGGTCCTTCACATGTACTGCGGTGATCCAATCATGCTGGGCCGCGTACTTGTCGAGGATCGCGCCGCTGCCGTCGGTGGATCCATCGTTCACGATCAACCACTCCTTGGGCCGAATTGTCTGGCCAAGGACACTCAATATCGTCCCTTCGACATGCTCCTCCTCGTCCCGGACGGGCGTGATCACGACGTAGTTCACATTCGCGGGGGACATGTTGGACAGCTAAGGGGCGAAGGGTTAGGCGCGTACCAGACGAGAACCCATTTGCTCTGCGAAGGGGCCCATGGCATTGCGGGTGTCCACGATCAACTCTGCGTGCTCCGCCAAGAGGGCGTAGTCGACTGCAGTGTGGGCGGTCGCCAGGAGGATTGCATCGTAGGAAGCGATGGTTTCCGGTGTGAGCTCAACACTTGTCATCTGCAGGTCATGCTTGCGAACGGGAACCGTGCGCGCGATGTGCGGATCGGAGTAGTCGACTTTGGCGCCCATGTCGGAGAGCTTTTCGATCAATGCGAAGGATGGCGACTCGCGCGTGTCATCCACATCGGCCTTATAGGCCAAACCAAGTATTAGTACGCGGGATCCGCGCACGGCCTTGCTGAGCTCGTTCAATGCCAAGGCTAAACGTCCCACCACGTAGGTGGGCATTTCCGTATTGATCTCTCCTGCCAGTTCGATGAAGCGCGTAGAGCGCCCGATTTCCTTGGCCTTCCACGTCAAGTAAAAGGGGTCGATGGGGATGCAGTGGCCGCCCAGGCCGGGTCCGGGATAAAAGGGCATGAAGCCGAAGGGCTTGGTGCTCGATGCCCGGATCACCTCCCAGATGTCGATCCCCATCCGGTGGCAGAGGATCTTCAACTCGTTGACCATGGCGATATTGACGCTGCGGAAGATGTTTTCCAGCAGCTTGCACATCTCCGCCGCCTGGCTGGTGGCAACCTCCACCACCTCTTTCAAGGCTGTCTTGTAGAGGGCTGCGGCGATTCCGGTGGAGATGTCGTCCCAGCCGCCGACCACCTTGGGAATGTCGGCGGTGGCATATTGGGGGTTGCCGGGGTCTTCCCGTTCCGGTGAATAGGCCAGGGCAAAGTCAATGCCGGCCGCAAGCCCGGTTTTTTCCAGGACCGGGCGCAGCACCTCGTCGGTGGTGCCCGGGTAGGTGGTGGATTCCAGCACCACCAGCTGGCCGGGCCGCAGGGTTGCGGCAATGGCCCCGGCCGTGGCCAGGATGTACTGGAGGTCCGGTTCCCGGTTGCGGGTCAAGGGGGTGGGCACGCAGATCAGGATCACCTCCGGTTCGGCCAGTCGGGCAAAATCATCGGTAGCGGAAAAGCTGCCGCTGGAGACAAAACCGGCCAGTTCCCCGGATCCCACATGTTTGATATAGCTCCGGCCAGCCGCGAGCATCTCGATCTTGCCCGGGTCGAGATCAAAGCCGAGTACCGGGATCTGCCTGCGGAGGAAGGTAAGACTGAGCGGCAACCCGACATAGCCCAGGCCGATGATACCTACCAGGATGTTGCGATCATTGATCTTTTTTTTCAACTCCTGCAGGGCGGGATTCATCATTGTCGTCCTTGGGTTGAGCGTTTGAACTGTTTGAGCGTTTGAAGTGTTTGAGCGTTTGAACCGCTTGAACCGTTTGAACAGCTTGAACTGTTTGAACTGTTAGTCATTCCACGGTAACGCTCTTTGCCAGGTTCCGGGGCTGGTCCACGTCGCAGCCCCTTAGGGTGGCGATCTCGTAGGCCAGGAGCTGGGCCGGAATCGCATAGAGGATCGGGTTCAGCTCTTCTTCTGTTGCGGGCATGAAAATAACATCTTCGCTTATTTCCGCAAGCCGGGTGTCCTGCTCGGTGCCGATCACCAGCAGCCGTCCCTGCCGGGCCCGGATCTCCTCGATATTGGAAATGGTCTTGGCGTAGACCGCGTCTCTGGGGGCCAGGGCCAGCACCGGCATGTCCTTGTCAATCAGGGCGATGGGCCCATGCTTGAGTTCGCCGGCCGCATAGCCCTCGGCATGGATGTAGGAGATCTCCTTGAGCTTCAGGGCGCCCTCC
It encodes the following:
- a CDS encoding oligosaccharide flippase family protein — its product is MSLRTAVLKGARVLVIGQATAQGLVLIRHMIVAQNISTADVGIGIALMSCLTLVEMMSSVRPDALLIQADDGDDPELQASVQTLESLRGLISGTVLFLLASPLAFWFEKPEAAWAFQTIAILPLLRGVGHLDPKRVQRQLNYTTDLWVAVVPQLLTALVAWPVARWLGDYSAVLLLMFVRAIAATITTHIVATRKYRWSLNREHFRRIVSFGWPLLLTGGLIYLVTQGDRFIIGSRYTHYSIAALGLFGLARNTTAASRELVAATANPILLPLFSQTRNDPARLEALYTRSCQGLAVVAAGSCIPFFLMGGRLMGWIYGEEYHDSANFIGWLAAAQAMNMLCNPPIRASLAMADTRNSLITSLVRGTSLMAMILVAVLEGSLAWMAIAGLAGEAAGFVASSLRLHKTSGIKPGLSLRPACFTLAWIFVGWALSTQVYDTSSATVIVTCLSSLLAVVITGLLCFPLLRHEASATFARFS
- a CDS encoding glycosyltransferase family 2 protein, yielding MSPANVNYVVITPVRDEEEHVEGTILSVLGQTIRPKEWLIVNDGSTDGSGAILDKYAAQHDWITAVHVKDRGYRADGGGVHAFYEGFDRMRTKDWQFLANLDSDMVLEPDYYERCFQKFEQEPKLGLGGGVIYNRRENGLELEELPLFHVRGATKIYGRECWDAMGGLYQRNGWDTLDEVKCNMLGWTSRSFPDVHLIQERFTGDGLGQWSNWVKNGRASYVVGYHPLFFLAKTLAKVKSMPIGVASLGLLRGYLGALLSGTKTIEDTELIRYLRDQQFRRLVGKPTMWR
- a CDS encoding nucleotide sugar dehydrogenase — its product is MMNPALQELKKKINDRNILVGIIGLGYVGLPLSLTFLRRQIPVLGFDLDPGKIEMLAAGRSYIKHVGSGELAGFVSSGSFSATDDFARLAEPEVILICVPTPLTRNREPDLQYILATAGAIAATLRPGQLVVLESTTYPGTTDEVLRPVLEKTGLAAGIDFALAYSPEREDPGNPQYATADIPKVVGGWDDISTGIAAALYKTALKEVVEVATSQAAEMCKLLENIFRSVNIAMVNELKILCHRMGIDIWEVIRASSTKPFGFMPFYPGPGLGGHCIPIDPFYLTWKAKEIGRSTRFIELAGEINTEMPTYVVGRLALALNELSKAVRGSRVLILGLAYKADVDDTRESPSFALIEKLSDMGAKVDYSDPHIARTVPVRKHDLQMTSVELTPETIASYDAILLATAHTAVDYALLAEHAELIVDTRNAMGPFAEQMGSRLVRA